From Variimorphobacter saccharofermentans, one genomic window encodes:
- a CDS encoding SCP2 sterol-binding domain-containing protein, whose protein sequence is MKVNIYYGGRGLIEDPTLYVIGKLTEVLEELRVQVTRYNLYEEKSTISMLPKTLKEVDGVILATSVEWMGIGGFMQQFLDACWLYADKEKLSKLYMLPVVISSTYGERDAELTLIKAWDMLGGIPCNGLSAYVEDHVEFETNSDYAGIIEKKAESFYRVIHQKRKVLPTSNTAIKQNVLRSSSLPLTPQESEQLSVYVSDDTYVKKQKEDIEELTQLFKEMLDNGSDKEGGQEFIKNLKDNFHPIDDFSASYSINISDINKILVVEIQNKRLKCYYGEKSDADVIAKTTHSVMNRLVLGKITFQGAFMSGELTAKGNFKTLRSFDQVFQFNIL, encoded by the coding sequence ATGAAAGTAAATATTTATTATGGTGGCAGGGGATTAATCGAAGATCCTACTCTCTACGTTATCGGTAAATTAACAGAAGTATTGGAGGAGCTCAGAGTTCAGGTAACCAGATATAATCTTTATGAGGAAAAAAGCACAATTTCCATGCTTCCTAAAACACTGAAGGAGGTTGATGGAGTTATTCTTGCAACCAGCGTGGAATGGATGGGAATAGGTGGATTTATGCAGCAGTTTCTGGATGCCTGCTGGCTTTATGCTGACAAGGAGAAGCTGAGTAAGCTTTATATGCTTCCGGTGGTTATCTCCAGTACCTATGGAGAAAGAGATGCAGAACTCACACTTATTAAAGCCTGGGATATGCTGGGCGGAATTCCCTGTAACGGATTAAGTGCCTATGTTGAAGATCACGTGGAGTTTGAAACAAATTCCGACTATGCGGGAATCATTGAGAAGAAGGCGGAGTCCTTCTATCGTGTGATACATCAAAAGCGCAAGGTTCTTCCCACAAGTAATACAGCAATCAAGCAAAATGTATTGCGAAGCAGTTCCTTACCGTTGACACCGCAGGAAAGCGAGCAGTTATCTGTGTATGTATCGGATGATACCTATGTGAAGAAGCAGAAGGAAGATATTGAGGAATTAACGCAGTTATTTAAAGAGATGCTTGATAACGGTTCGGATAAAGAAGGTGGGCAGGAATTCATTAAGAACTTAAAGGATAATTTCCATCCAATTGATGATTTTTCAGCTTCTTACTCCATTAATATATCGGACATTAATAAGATCTTAGTTGTAGAAATACAAAACAAACGCCTTAAATGCTATTATGGAGAAAAATCGGATGCTGATGTAATCGCTAAGACGACGCACAGTGTCATGAACCGATTAGTTCTTGGTAAAATAACATTTCAAGGCGCATTTATGTCAGGTGAATTGACGGCGAAAGGTAATTTTAAAACCCTACGTAGCTTTGATCAGGTATTCCAATTTAATATATTATAG
- a CDS encoding rhomboid family intramembrane serine protease: MFEDRLSNSLVNMGYRKISSNTQGIYLFYLEEEGSLNVVSVIHAERGNEFTKEQYHYILQQVKNNFKATYPVALHLVSLIITGNPDIAKHLILDESEDNHWIIDTREGRVILYETQSSEFAQLRSLLEHLLAEQNGEMLPGGTRPDLWTSIKNNTSRILATFTPVNTSLIIINILIYLIFHYVHVFGGEEHMFFNGALSWYYVKEKHEYYRLITSMFLHSDWDHLFSNMIILLFVGDNLERITGRIRYLLVYFGSGIIAGITSISYNMWNENGIFEFGKSVYSIGASGAIFGVVGAMLFQVIVHRGRFKEISTSRIIIFIILSIYGGIFNSRIDQAAHIGGFVGGLLLMIILYLYMEQSRKSRTSRT, encoded by the coding sequence ATGTTTGAGGATAGATTAAGTAACAGCTTAGTCAATATGGGTTACCGTAAGATTTCTTCGAATACACAGGGAATCTATCTTTTTTATCTCGAGGAAGAGGGTAGCCTTAACGTAGTATCTGTAATTCACGCAGAAAGAGGGAATGAGTTCACAAAAGAACAGTATCATTATATCCTTCAGCAGGTTAAGAATAATTTTAAAGCTACCTATCCTGTAGCTTTACATCTGGTTAGCTTGATTATTACAGGTAATCCAGACATTGCAAAACATTTGATTCTGGATGAGTCGGAGGATAATCACTGGATTATCGATACCCGGGAAGGCCGAGTCATTTTATATGAGACACAATCCTCAGAATTTGCCCAGCTTAGAAGCTTGCTGGAACACCTTCTGGCAGAACAGAATGGAGAAATGCTTCCGGGTGGAACAAGACCTGATTTATGGACATCGATAAAGAATAATACTTCTCGTATCCTAGCAACCTTTACCCCGGTAAATACATCGCTGATTATTATCAACATATTAATTTATCTTATCTTTCACTATGTACATGTATTTGGCGGAGAGGAGCATATGTTTTTTAACGGAGCCCTGTCCTGGTATTACGTGAAAGAAAAGCATGAATATTATCGGCTGATCACTTCTATGTTTTTGCATTCGGATTGGGATCATCTGTTTAGTAATATGATTATATTGCTCTTTGTGGGGGATAATTTGGAGCGGATTACCGGGAGAATCAGATATCTTCTAGTATATTTTGGATCAGGGATTATTGCAGGGATTACTTCCATAAGCTATAATATGTGGAATGAGAATGGTATATTTGAGTTTGGAAAATCAGTTTACTCTATTGGAGCCTCTGGAGCAATCTTTGGGGTTGTAGGAGCAATGCTTTTTCAGGTGATTGTTCATAGAGGAAGGTTTAAGGAAATTAGTACGTCAAGGATTATAATATTTATTATATTAAGTATCTATGGCGGTATTTTTAATAGCAGGATTGATCAGGCAGCCCATATAGGCGGGTTTGTCGGAGGCTTATTACTCATGATTATTCTGTATTTGTATATGGAACAAAGCAGGAAATCCCGTACTTCCAGAACATAA
- the glpK gene encoding glycerol kinase GlpK — translation MKQYIMALDQGTTSSRCIIFDKQGNMKSVAQKEFTQVYPKPGWVEHDPMEIWSSQISVATEAMAKLGIDAKEIAAIGITNQRETTIVWNKHTGQPVHNAIVWQCRRTADMIEELKAKGLEPYIKEKTGLIPDAYFSGTKIKWILDHVPGAREKAKEGELLFGTVDTWIIWNLTKGKTYVTDYTNASRTMLYDIKKLTWDTRLLEELDIPLQMLPEVKPSSCVYGYSDSSLFGEEIPIAGAAGDQQSALFGQCCFSSGEVKNTYGTGCFLLMNTGKEAITSRHGLLTTIAAGTGAEVEYALEGSVFVAGAAIQWLRDELQLIRTAAESEKYASQVEDTNGVYVVPAFTGLGAPYWDQNARGAIVGITRGCNRDHIIRATLESIAYQTYEVLKAMEADSNIRLKSLKVDGGACANRFLMQFQADILDTTVHKPVCIETTALGAAYLAGLAVGFWKDKEEIITNWALAETYQPNMTEDRRSSLLQGWKKAVTRSFDWEV, via the coding sequence ATGAAACAATATATTATGGCACTCGACCAGGGAACCACCAGTTCAAGATGCATTATTTTTGATAAACAGGGAAATATGAAAAGTGTTGCGCAGAAAGAGTTCACCCAGGTATATCCAAAGCCGGGATGGGTGGAGCATGATCCAATGGAGATATGGTCATCACAGATATCAGTAGCGACAGAGGCTATGGCCAAGCTTGGGATTGATGCGAAGGAAATTGCTGCAATAGGAATTACCAATCAGCGTGAAACGACTATCGTGTGGAATAAGCATACAGGGCAACCAGTTCATAATGCGATTGTATGGCAATGCAGAAGAACGGCTGATATGATCGAGGAATTAAAGGCAAAGGGGCTGGAACCCTATATCAAGGAAAAGACAGGATTAATTCCTGATGCGTATTTTTCGGGAACTAAGATTAAATGGATATTGGATCATGTACCTGGTGCCAGAGAGAAAGCGAAAGAAGGAGAGCTACTGTTCGGAACCGTGGATACATGGATTATCTGGAATCTTACAAAGGGAAAAACTTATGTAACGGATTATACGAATGCATCCAGAACGATGCTATATGATATAAAGAAGCTAACCTGGGATACCAGATTACTGGAAGAGCTGGATATCCCCTTACAGATGCTACCGGAAGTGAAGCCTTCCAGCTGTGTGTATGGCTATTCGGACAGCTCCCTATTTGGGGAGGAAATTCCGATTGCCGGGGCAGCAGGGGACCAACAGTCTGCGTTATTTGGACAGTGCTGCTTTAGCAGTGGTGAAGTGAAGAATACTTATGGAACCGGATGTTTCCTGCTTATGAACACAGGAAAGGAAGCAATTACATCAAGGCATGGTCTACTCACTACCATTGCAGCAGGAACAGGAGCAGAAGTGGAGTATGCACTGGAGGGTAGTGTATTCGTTGCCGGAGCAGCCATTCAATGGCTCAGGGACGAGCTACAGCTCATTAGAACTGCTGCAGAGAGTGAGAAATATGCCAGCCAGGTAGAGGACACCAATGGAGTCTATGTAGTTCCAGCGTTTACCGGGCTAGGAGCACCTTATTGGGATCAGAATGCCAGAGGTGCAATTGTGGGAATTACCCGTGGATGCAATAGGGATCATATTATACGAGCAACGTTAGAATCGATTGCTTATCAGACCTATGAGGTGTTAAAGGCAATGGAGGCTGATTCTAATATCCGTTTAAAATCGTTAAAGGTAGATGGTGGAGCCTGTGCAAACCGCTTTCTAATGCAATTTCAGGCAGACATCTTAGATACGACGGTTCATAAACCGGTATGTATTGAAACGACAGCACTCGGAGCGGCTTACCTTGCAGGCCTGGCAGTTGGTTTCTGGAAGGATAAAGAGGAGATCATAACGAACTGGGCACTTGCGGAAACGTACCAACCCAATATGACGGAGGATAGGAGAAGCTCCTTGTTACAAGGCTGGAAGAAAGCTGTAACTCGCTCATTTGATTGGGAAGTATAA